From the genome of Papaver somniferum cultivar HN1 chromosome 2, ASM357369v1, whole genome shotgun sequence, one region includes:
- the LOC113349170 gene encoding glutathione S-transferase F13-like, producing the protein MAPLKLHGVPFSTCTARVRACLEEKNVEYEICPVDLGTGAHKRPDFISKNPFGQIPVLEDGDITLFESRAINNYIAHKHKDQGTDLLQLGNLEDFAEVLVGCEVESQQFNPTMGPIFFNTFIAPLRGWAPDQKAIDENVVKVGTVLDVYEKRLSSSKYLAGDCYTLADLNHLPYIAYIMKTPHADLINSRPHVKAWWEAVSSRPASVKVSEGLTLGSSH; encoded by the exons ATGGCACCCTTAAAGCTACATGGAGTTCCTTTTTCAACATGCACTGCTCGTGTGAGGGCTTGCCTCGAAGAGAAAAACGTCGAGTACGAGATTTGTCCGGTTGATCTTGGTACCGGAGCACACAAACGCCCTGATTTCATTTCCAAGAACCCATTTGGTCAGATTCCAGTACTTGAAGATGGAGACATCACTCTCTTTG AATCAAGAGCCATCAACAACTATATCGCACATAAACACAAAGACCAAGGGACGGATCTACTCCAACTTGGAAATCTTGAAGATTTCGCAGAAGTACTTGTAGGATGTGAAGTAGAATCTCAGCAATTCAACCCTACGATGGGACCAATTTTCTTTAACACCTTTATTGCTCCTCTACGAGGTTGGGCTCCAGATCAAAAGGCTATCGATGAGAACGTGGTGAAAGTTGGAACAGTTCTTGATGTTTATGAAAAGAGGCTTAGCAGCAGTAAATATCTTGCAGGAGATTGTTATACACTAGCTGATCTTAATCACCTTCCTTATATTGCATATATCATGAAGACTCCACATGCTGATTTGATCAACTCTAGGCCTCATGTTAAGGCATGGTGGGAAGCTGTTTCATCTAGGCCAGCTTCAGTAAAGGTTTCCGAAGGATTGACCTTGGGAAGCAGCCACTGa
- the LOC113349169 gene encoding protein unc-13 homolog, with product MAQLFRDRILGESKRESMRISTNGVAKSFSISDLPSPFGELENDLSDSELRETVYEIFVGCCRSSGGKPLTYIPQSEKNNHERSPSFSFNSSSSSSNFSSLSLQRSLTSTAASKVKKALGMRSNSNKKSPGKEISPTSKSKKPVTVGELMRVQMRVNEATDSRIRRGLLRIAAGQLGRRIDSMVLPLELLQQFKSTDFPDQQEYEAWQMRNLKVLEAGLLLHPIVPIEKSNSAAQRLRQIIRGASEKLIETGKNTESMQSLRSAVMPLASRSIDGFGSDACHWADGFPLNLRLYQMLLEALFDAYDETSIIEEIDEVLELIKKTWVILGMNQMLHNLCFTWVLFHRFVATGQTENDLLFAADNQLAEVAKDAKATKDPVYSKILSSTLSSILGWVEKRLLAYHDTFDRDNVDLMQSIVSLGVSAAKILVEDISHEYRRRRKEEVDVARNRIDTYIRSSVRTAFAQIMEQADSSRRSSRHQPNSLPVLAILAKSVGELACKEKEVYSPIFKRWHPLAAGVAVATLHVCYGNELKQFIKGIQELTPDAVHVLRAADKLEKDLVQIAVEDSVDSDDGGKGIIREMPPYEAETAMADLVRGWLKTRVDMLKDWVDRNLQQEVWNPRANKDNFAPSVVEVLRMVDETLDAFFQLPIPMHPALLPDLMTGLDKCLLHYISKAKSGCGSRSAYIPTLPALTRCTIGSTFAWKKKEKLQASKNRKSQVGTMNGENSLGISQLCVRMNTLQHIRVELEVLEKRVITHLRNAESAQPDDITNGIGKKFELSPAACVEAIQQLSEATAYKVVFHDLSHVLWEGLYVGEPSSARIEPVLKELEQNLELISETVHSRVRTRVITDIMRASFDGFLMVLLAGGPSRSFSKQDSQIIEDDFSSLKDLYWSNGDGLPDDLIDKCSKTARDILPLFQSETESLIERFRRMMLESYGPAAKARLPLPATSAQWNPNEPNTLLRVLCYRNDDAASKFLKKTYNLPKKL from the exons ATGGCTCAATTGTTCAGAGATAGAATTCTGGGTGAATCAAAAAGAGAAAGTATGAGGATTTCCACAAATGGGGTAGCTAAAAGCTTTTCAATTAGTGATCTACCATCACCATTTGGGGAATTAGAGAATGATTTATCTGATTCAGAACTTAGAGAAACAGTTTATGAGATTTTTGTAGGTTGTTGTAGATCTTCAGGAGGGAAACCATTAACTTACATACCACAATCTGAGAAGAACAATCATGAAAGAtcaccttctttttcttttaattcttcttcatcttcatcaaattTTTCATCTTTATCATTACAGAGATCACTTACTTCAACTGCTGCTAGTAAAGTTAAGAAAGCTTTAGGTATGAGATCTAATAGTAATAAGAAAAGTCCTGGGAAGGAAATTAGTCCAACATCTAAGTCTAAGAAGCCTGTTACTGTTGGTGAACTTATGAGGGTTCAGATGAGGGTTAATGAAGCTACTGATTCTAGAATCAGGAGGGGTTTGTTGAGGATTGCTGCTGGTCAG CTTGGAAGGCGTATCGACTCAATGGTACTTCCACTTGAGCTATTACAGCAGTTCAAATCAACAGATTTTCCTGATCAACAGGAGTATGAAGCATGGCAAATGAGAAATTTGAAGGTACTTGAGGCTGGTCTCCTCTTGCATCCTATTgtcccaatagaaaaatcaaaTTCTGCAGCACAACGCCTTCGTCAAATAATAAGAGGAGCATCAGAAAAACTTATAGAGACTGGTAAAAACACTGAATCGATGCAAAGCCTCCGCAGTGCTGTAATGCCTCTTGCTTCGAGGTCCATTGATGGATTTGGCTCTGATGCATGCCATTGGGCAGATGGATTTCCATTAAACCTTCGCCTATACCAAATGCTTCTCGAAGCTCTTTTTGACGCCTATGATGAAACATCAATCATCGAGGAGATAGATGAAGTTCTGGAACTCATAAAGAAGACTTGGGTGATCCTTGGAATGAACCAGATGCTTCACAACCTTTGCTTTACTTGGGTTTTATTTCACCGTTTTGTTGCAACTGGTCAAACAGAAAACGACCTTTTATTTGCTGCTGATAATCAGTTGGCAGAAGTAGCTAAAGATGCAAAGGCAACAAAGGATCCAGTCTACTCCAAGATCTTGAGTTCAACATTGAGTTCGATACTCGGATGGGTGGAGAAAAGACTTCTTGCCTACCACGACACGTTTGATCGTGATAATGTTGATTTAATGCAGAGCATTGTATCACTTGGGGTGTCGGCAGCCAAGATTTTAGTGGAAGATATCTCTCACGAGTACCGAAGGAGGAGGAAAGAAGAAGTTGACGTGGCTAGGAACAGGATAGATACGTACATAAGGTCATCAGTTCGCACTGCTTTTGCTCAG ATAATGGAGCAGGCAGACTCAAGCAGGCGATCATCAAGACACCAGCCAAATTCTCTTCCTGTCCTTGCTATCCTTGCAAAGAGTGTTGGGGAACTTGCATGTAAGGAGAAGGAGGTTTACAGTCCAATTTTCAAGAGATGGCATCCTCTTGCAGCAGGGGTGGCTGTTGCTACCCTTCATGTTTGTTATGGGAATGAGCTGAAGCAATTCATTAAAGGGATCCAGGAGCTAACTCCTGATGCAGTACATGTGTTGAGAGCTGCGGACAAGCTGGAGAAAGATCTTGTGCAAATTGCAGTTGAAGATTCAGTGGACAGTGACGACGGTGGAAAAGGGATAATCAGAGAGATGCCTCCTTACGAGGCTGAAACTGCAATGGCCGATCTAGTTAGGGGGTGGCTAAAGACAAGGGTGGACATGTTGAAGGATTGGGTAGATAGGAATTTGCAACAAGAG GTGTGGAATCCACGGGCGAATAAAGACAACTTTGCTCCCTCGGTCGTTGAAGTCCTACGAATGGTGGATGAAACCTTGGATGCATTCTTTCAGTTGCCGATTCCAATGCATCCAGCCTTGCTTCCTGATTTAATGACTGGCCTCGACAAATGTCTTCTGCATTATATTTCAAAAGCAAAATCTGGATGCG GATCACGGAGTGCTTACATCCCCACCTTGCCAGCATTAACAAGATGTACAATAGGATCAACATTTGcatggaagaagaaagagaagctcCAAGCCTCTAAAAATAGAAAATCTCAGGTTGGAACAATGAATGGAGAGAACTCCCTTGGGATTTCACAACTATGTGTTCGTATGAATACTTTGCAGCACATCCGGGTCGAACTGGAAGTTTTGGAAAAAAGAGTTATCACGCATCTAAGAAATGCTGAATCGGCTCAACCGGATGACATTACAAATGGAATAGGGAAGAAGTTTGAGCTCTCCCCAGCTGCTTGTGTTGAAGCAATACAGCAGCTCAGTGAGGCCACAGCTTATAAGgtagtttttcatgatttgagccaTGTTCTTTGGGAAGGTCTGTATGTTGGTGAGCCATCATCTGCCAGAATTGAACCTGTTTTGAAAGAACTCGAGCAGAACCTGGAGTTGATATCAGAGACTGTCCACAGTAGAGTACGTACACGTGTGATCACTGACATAATGAGAGCCTCTTTTGATGGGTTTTTAATGGTACTTCTTGCTGGAGGCCCTTCTCGTTCATTCTCTAAACAAGATTCTCAAATCATAGAGGATGATTTCAGCTCTCTTAAAGATCTTTACTGGTCTAATGGGGATGGACTGCCCGATGATTTAATCGATAAGTGTTCGAAAACAGCTAGAGATATCCTTCCACTTTTTCAATCTGAAACAGAAAGCCTAATTGAGCGATTCAGACGTATGATGTTGGAATCTTATGGTCCTGCTGCTAAAGCCAGACTTCCGTTACCTGCAACTTCAGCACAATGGAATCCAAATGAGCCAAACACGTTGTTACGTGTTCTGTGTTATAGAAATGATGATGCTGCTTCCAAGTTCCTTAAGAAGACTTACAATTTGCCAAAGAAACTGTAA